Within Larus michahellis chromosome 22, bLarMic1.1, whole genome shotgun sequence, the genomic segment gtggtggggcacCCACCatgggagcggggggggaaggTTGGGGACACCCAGTGGCTCCCAGGACCACCCTATGGGTGCCCCCGGCCCCTCTGCGCCCCCCATCCcccggggtcccggggggggggacgggaccctgggGTGCAGGTCACGcgtgggggtcggggggggtcggggggggtagGGCCGTGCCCGGACgcctgagacacccccccccgaccccccccctccgccccccggggGCAGCTCCCGGCTCCGGTTACAGGAAACGCTCCGGCCGGGGGCTACGGGGCCCCGGGACCACCGGcgggggccggagcggggcgaggggggagccggggctcaaacccccccccggtgccctcagccccgccggagccccccggggccGGAGTGTTGCCGGTTCCCGTTACTTCAACCCGGTTCCCGGGACCGCCCCGTCCCCGCTTCCCGGTTTCTGCCCCGTTCCCGGTTCCCGTTACTCCGTCCCGCTTCCCGTTTCCCATTCCCGGTCCCGTTTCCCGTCGGTTCCCTTTCCCCATTCCCGATGCCCCGGTCCCGTTACCCCACCCCGCCCCCGGTTCCCGGTCCCCGTTCCCGGTCCTCgttccccaccgcccccctcgccgcccccgccccgctcccggggccGCTCCCCATCCCGCCGGGCCGGTCCCGGGCCCGCCCGTTCCCCGTCCCGCTCCCTCCCGCGGGGGCTCCGTTCCGTTCCCGGTGtccgctcccgctcccctcccgctgcccggGGGCCGGTTCCCTGCCCAGTTCCCGGGGCCGCTCCCGGTTGCCCGGACCCGTCCCTGtgccgctcccgctcccgctcccgctcccgtcccgtccctgTGCCGCTCCCGGTGCCGTTCCCGGTGTCGCTCCCGGTacctgcggggccggggcaggtAAAAGTCCAACGCGAAGCCGAAGAGGGACCCGGGGGCCCCACGAAAGGTGACGGGCCGCGACTCCTCCAGGTTGAAGGCAGCGacgggcagcggcggcagcagcagcagcagcggcagcggcagcagcagcggccggggccgggggcggcgcgggggggccgcggccggggccaTGGCGGAGCGGGGCTGGCCGGGCTCGGCGCTGCCTCCCGCTCCCGAGTCCCCTCGGAAAGTGCCCGGGGggcccggcccgctccgccccgccgtgACTCACCGGGGAGGAGCCAGAGCCccgccgggcaccggcaccggcaccgcaccGCGGCGGGACGGGGGAGCCGGGGGCACCGGGACATCCCGCGGGGAGCGGGACACCAGGGGCCGGGACACCCCCGGGGCATCGGGACATCCCAGGGGGAGTGGGACATCCCAGGGGGAGCAGGACATCCCGGGGGGAGCGGGACACCGGGGACTGGGACACCCCGGGGGCACCGGGATATCCCGGGGGGAGCAGGACACCAAGGACTGTGACACCCCGCGACACTGGGACACTCCTGGGGGAGTGGGACACCAGGGGCCGGGACACCCCTGGAGCACTGGGACATCccaaggggagggggacaccggggactggcccccccccgggggcaccgGCACACTGAGAGGGCACCGCGACATCCCGGGGGGAGCGGGACACCAGGGAGCAGGAGATCCTGGGGCCACCAGGACACTCTGGGACACTGGGACACCAGGGACTGGGATACccctggggcacagggacacTCCAGAGGGACCGGGGCACCAGGGACTGGGACACCCAAGGGACACTGGGACACCCTGGGACACCTGGacatcagggatggggacatcccCAGGGCACCAGGACACTCTGGAGGGACTGGGACACCTGAGGGACACTGGGACACTCAAGGGTCACTGGGACACCCCAGGacatcagggatggggacaccctggggcacTGAGACATCAGGGACAGGGACATCCCCGGTGCACCGGGATACCCTGTGGTCAccgggacactggggacagggacacctgaGGGACACCAGGACACTGGATACTGGTGACCAGATCACTCAAGGGGCACCAGGACACCGGGAGCAGGGATACCGGGGACTGGGATACGCAAGGGTGACTGGGACACCAGGAACAGGGACACTGCGGGGACACTGGTGGGCCCAGGACACCAGGAATTGGGACACCCGAGGGGACCGGGACACTGGGAACAGGGACACCAGGGTCCAGGACACTTGCGGGGGACTGGgacactgggaaggactgggagagcAGGAACTGGGAGACTGGGGTCGCACCGAGGGGaaggggacactgtggggacatcGAGGGACGGGGGGAGACAGGAACCTGGGTGGCAACGGGACACCGGGCACTGGGACACTGTGAGGGGGAAAATGGGACActgtgggggggggtgaggggacacAGGACACCGAGGACACAGGACACCAGtgaggggactgggacagggGGGTTGAGCCCCCAGGTGACATGGTGGGCAGGAcactggggggtgctgggacaACGGGTGGACGAGGGGACACGGGGCATGGAGGACACGGGGGGACGAGGGGACACGGGGCATGGAGGACACGGGGGGACGAGGGGACACGgaggacacggcgggggggggcacaggacaGCAGGGCATGCTGGGACACTGGGACACAGGGGGGACTGGGACACTGAGGACACTGGGACACTGGGAATACTGGGCCACTGAGAGGACAAAGGGACACAGGACGccatggggggacccaggtggGACAGGCACaaggtggggggcggggaggggggacgggcATGGGACACAGGACACCAGTGGGACACTggaggacatggggggggggacacacagggcacCGGGGAGGGGCAGCAGGGACACGGCGGACGGGagtgggacagggctggggacagccaggggaggaaggggacacggtggggggggggaggaaggggacacggcgggggtgggggggggggtgtccggatCCCGCTGCCGCTTCCTGGAAGGAAACAGCGGAAACGGAGCCGGAGCTGGAGCCGTTCCCACGCGGCCGGacgggggggggccgggacccccacgggggcggggggggggacgacacacaccgGCACCCCAGGTCCCTGCCCCGGGGCGAGGGGCGGTGGTGgtgccccccaggtgtgtgtccccccccccccgccacctttGCTGTCCCCACGCCTGAGTGAAACCgctgtgtccgtcccccccccaccttccacGTGCTCGTGCCCAGGCCGGGACCCCCCTGTCCGGggtggggacaacccccccccccccccccgccatcgtCCCCCGTGCGATAGGGGGTGCCCGGGCGTacgagggggccgggggggggtggggggtgcgggggggggggggcgccgggggccTCGCACGCCTGCAGCGGGGCGGCCGCATTCCTGCGCCGCTGATGCAATGGCGGCAGCTGggccggggggctcggggggctcggggggggggggtcccggcgtccagggcctccccccggccccccaccctcGTCCCCTGCCCAGCACCCCGCCGTGGGTGCTgtgttgtgtgtccccccccccccgccccggggtgggtgggggggggtcggCGTGGGAGCCCGCACACGcgtgtgggtggggggggggggtgcgtgttgcccacccccccacccccccccgggggcggtggccgtggggacaatggggacgtTTCCGtggcctgggggaggggggggggaagcgagGGGCGGGCAGCGAACAATGCGCTGGCGCCGGGGCCTTTCCTGCCCTCGCACGCTTGGCCCCGCGCTGGCACGGCcccgcgcacacgcgtgtgccccgaCACCCTCCCCTCGTGCACACATGTCCTTGACACCCTCCCCTCGTGCCCATGTGTGCCCTGACACCGTCCCCTTACACATGCGTGTGCCCTCGCACTGTCCCCTCGTGCACGTGTGTGTCCCGACACTGTCCCCTTACACGCGTGTGCCCTGACGCTGTCCCCTTGCGCACACACGTGTGCCCCGACACCCTCCCCTCATGCACACGTGTCCTGACACCTGGCCCTTACACACACGTGTGCCCTGACACCCTCCCCTCGTGCACGCGTGCGCCCCGGCACCGTCCCCTTGTGCATATGCGTGTGCCCCGACACCGTCCCCTCGCACACATGTGTCCTGACACCGTCCCCttgcgcacacgcgtgtgccctgACACCCTCCCCTCGTGCCCATGTGTGCCCTGACACCGTCCCCTTACACACGTGTGTGCCCTCGCACTGTCTCCTTGTGCACGTGTGTCCTGACACTGTCCCCTTACACGCGTGTGCTCTGACGCTGTCCCCTTGCGCACACACGTGTGCCCTGACACCCTCCCCTCGTGCACGCATGTGCCCTGGCACCGTCCCCTTGTGCATATGCGTGTGCCCCGACACCGTCCCCTCGCACACACGTGTCCTGACACCGTCCCCttgcgcacacgcgtgtgccctgACACCGTCCCCTTGCGCACGCATGTCCTTGACACCCTCCCctcgtgcacacgcgtgtgccccaaCACCCTCCCCTCGCGCACACGTGTGTCCTGACACCGTCCCCTTGAGCACGCGTGTGCCCTGACACCATCTCCTTACACACACGTGTGTCCTTGACACCGTCCCCTCGTGCGCACACGGCCTGGCCCTGTCCCCTCGCTCACACTCCCCCCGGgtcccatccccgtgtccccaggctgtGCCACTCGTGCCTTCGTGTcccccctgggctgggggagcctgATCCGGGGCCACCCCCTTCCCCGTGGGTGCTGACGCTGTGGCCTGCAACCCGGGGACACCCCACGGTGCTGTCCCCATGGCCTCCCAGTTCCCACGGTCCCATCCCAGGGACACCCCATGGGTGCCTTCCCCATGgccccccatccccgtggccaccccatccccactgtccccaccccTGGGACACCCCGTGGGTGCCATCCCCATGGAGCCGTCCCTGGGACACCTCAgggccccccccgtcccctctgtcctCATCCCCATGACACCCCATGGGTGCCATCTCCATGGTCACATTCCATGGACACCCCATGGCCCCCCATCCCTGGGACATCCCATGGGTGCCATCCCCATGGACCCCATCCCTGGGacaccccagggccaccccgtccccactgtccccacccccaggacaccccatGGGTGCCGTCCCCATGGTCCTCCATCCCCACAGCCCCATtctggggacaccccatgggTGCCACCCCCATGGACCCACCCCCGGGACACCCCATGGGTGCCACCCCCATGGACCCCATCCCTGGGacaccccagggcccccccaccCTTGTGACCCCCGTCCCTGGGACACCCCATGGGTGCCGTCCCCATgctcccccatccccacagccccaTTCTGGGGACATCCCATGGGTGCCACCCCCATGGAcccacccctgggaccctccacggccccccccacccccctgacaCCCTATGGGTGccacccccaggcccccccatccccacagccccacccTGGCTGGGGGGTGCCGGCGCGGGGGGGTCAGGGCTCGGCTGCTCCCGGCTAAGTATGGCCAGTGCCGGGGAGCGTCCCTGAGTcaccgggggggccgggggggccccgggCCTGACTCACCAGCGCCGCCAGCCCCTATATAGCCTGGGCCGACAGCGGGGGCCAcgtcacccccacccccccggctgGGGCAGCGcctgctggggcggggggggggaggccacGGTGGGGCACCCCAATGGGTTGGGGGGACGCAGGGTGACAGCGGGGCGGATGACGGGGGGGACACGCACCGGTGacaccggggcagccccgggggtgggggCGCGGGTGGGACCCTCCGGGTGCCCGGTGGGTGCcaggcctcagtttccccgtgcGGAGGGTGTTGGCGGGAGGCCccggggctggcgcggggccCGGGGACGGATGCGGCCCCGCGCGCCGGCTGCTTCCCAAAAAGGCGCTGGCGGCTGCAGGCGTTGGGGAGCCGGGCACCCGGCCAGCCCCGGGGGGcccctgtgccggggggggggtgggggggtggtggcgggAATGGGGGGGCCGGCAGGGGCACGGGCAGGGCCAGGGGACGGAGGTGGCACCGCTGCGGCCGACGCAGGCGTGTGCCGGTGGCGCTGTCGGCGCTGGCACTGCCGTGGGCGCtgcagggccggggctgggcctgcacacgcgtgtgtaagcgtgtgtgcgcacacgtgttTGGGTGAGCGGACACGTGTGCGTAAACACGCGCACGCTCCTGGGCagagccccggggggggtgggggggacccagggggacCCAGGGACAGGAACACGGGGACCCACGGCACACGCGTGGTGTGGACACCCCCTtacacgcgtgtgtgtgcacacacgaccccccagcacccccccgttTGGGTCACAGCCCCCCTCCCAGGaagcacggggtggggggaggggggcagggggcaccgGGACCAtttcacaccccccccctccatttttggCCAGCGTCCcaggcagcctggggacaccctgaCATCACTCGGGGACACCCCGCCGTCACTGGGCTCCCACCCCCTTTTTTGACCCTTTTCGGTGTCCCAATATGGTGTAAAACACCCCGTAACGCGGCCGTGATTAACCCAGAATCAAGCGGGGGGGGCCGTTTTGAGGCTAAAACCAGTCGTTTTAGTGCTTGTGTGGCgagtgggggtggggggccggACGCTGCCCAGCCCTCCTCACCCAGCCCCGCTGTTTCTGGGCATTTGTTGTTTTTCCGCTTAATTTCCTGCGGCGACgagcacacaccccccccccccatcaccccgcGGTGCTGGGGACGAACCCAGGAGGTGCCCGCAGTGGGGCAGGATCCGTCCCCCAGTTgagggcctgggggggggacacacggcgGGGGCGAGAGCCAAACCTCGGCGGGAGGGAGGGATCCCCGTGAGCTGCGGAGATAAAAAGCGAAAAAAGTGTAAAGATCTACCCCAAAAAGGCTTCACGGGGTGCGATTCCCACCAGGGcaacccccccggggctggggtgctgctggggggcagggaggggacgagGCTTCTCCAAACTGCCCCCCCCCGGTGACGGTGACTTCAAAGTCCCTGGCGAGTCGAGGCCTCGGCGCAGCCATTTGCCCGCGATGGCCAGACGCTCGCCGGTTCCTgccctcttccttttcctgccgCTTTCGGACACAGTTTGACAGtaaatgttgtttttttgtttttttttttttttttgtgtttcccccacccccccgcctccccccctccccagcagcagagcaatGCTGGACGTTGAATCACAGCTGGTTAAAAACGAGGGGAATTTTGGTGGGGAACTGGTGTGACTGGGGGAGAGCCGGTACTCACGGCTCCACGTGGCACCGGTCACCCCAGCCCGcgctggagggggggggtctggggcaggCGCCCCCGGGTTGCGCGAGGgtagggggggacacacacgggatGTTTCATCGCTGCGTGCGGAACAGAACAGGGAGAAGCGGTTAAAGCACGCGGGGCGAGACCAAAAAGGCCTAAAATCACCCCAAAAAAGCGTAGCGCGGAGAAGCCCCGCGACACGGCGGGACCTTCCTTGGACGGGGGGGGAGCCAAGAGCCACCGTCCCCAAAGCGTGGCTGTGCCACGGCAGGGCTGGACGCCGCAGGGGACGCTGGAGGTGACATGTAGCTGTGccgccaccaaaaaaaaaaaaaaaaaaaagaaaaaaaaaaaaaaaagggccggcttttccctctttttgaaggaaaagacCCGATGGCTCGCACCCAGGGAGGGCTCCGCGCTCTGGGATCCCCGACCGCTCTggactgagaggggaaaaaaaaaaaccaaaccagcaaaaataggtggaaaaaaatggggggagggggcggggcggggggggcgcacGGGGAAACGCCTGTCGTTTCCCATCCGGAAAATAAAGCAACCTCCAACCTACCCGGCTGGATCCACCCTCCTCCGAGGAAAAAACTGCCGGCAAAGTGTTGCGAGGCCGTTGTTGGCACGGTTCGAAGCACACATGAAACTGCTCTGGAAACCACAGGGGAGAGATGTCAGGCGAAAGCCGAAGCAGTCAGAGGCTTTTAAACAAGCTGGAGGCAACAAAGCCGGAGAAATTCCTCCTTAACCCTTTGCGGAGCAAGGCGGGATTGGGATGATTTTCCAcctggggcggggaggggtgggggggaaggaaagccGGGGGAAACGTTTTTGGTTTGGCGGCGAAGAGGAAAGCGGGCACCGCTGCGGAATTTGCGGCCGGGGAGGATGCGCGGAGAAAGCGTTTCACCCAGATAAATGCAACGGGCGTCCCGATTCTCCGCGCTGAGCCAGAGGGGGATAAAACCCCTTTATAAATTCaataaatggatttaaaataGGGTGGGTGGAAAATAAAGCAGCCTCGGGGAAAGGTTAGTGCTCGGGCTGTGGAAGGAGCGGCCGGAGCGAGACGATTCGCGTTCGGGCTCCGGAttggagctggagggaggaaaagcGTCTCCCAGATGGGCCGAGCCCAGGATGCGCGGCTCCTGCCAGATGGACGGGAACGGGAGTTATTAGTCGCAGGAAAACCGCTCCGCAGCTGCATTTCTGGCACCGGCGCGAGAGGAATTAAT encodes:
- the GTSF1 gene encoding gametocyte-specific factor 1 isoform X1, which gives rise to MDGGSRTRLDVSGCGGTTPAPQRPHRAGSCGEARRRRRIWGEQFHVCFEPCQQRPRNTLPAVFSSEEGGSSRVGWRLLYFPDGKRQAFPRAPPPPRPLPPFFSTYFCWFGFFFSPLSPERSGIPERGALPGCEPSGLFLQKEGKAGPFFFFFLFFFFFFGGGTATCHLQRPLRRPALPWHSHALGTVALGSPPVQGRSRRVAGLLRATLFWGDFRPFWSRPACFNRFSLFCSARSDETSRVCPPLPSRNPGAPAPDPPPPARAGVTGATWSREYRLSPSHTSSPPKFPSFLTSCDSTSSIALLLGRGGGGGVGETQKKKKKQKNNIYCQTVSESGRKRKRAGTGERLAIAGKWLRRGLDSPGTLKSPSPGGGSLEKPRPLPAPQQHPSPGGVALVGIAPREAFLG
- the GTSF1 gene encoding gametocyte-specific factor 1 isoform X2, with protein sequence MGTACVIPGRAPCPPRSPASPPHPADFGRGEQFHVCFEPCQQRPRNTLPAVFSSEEGGSSRVGWRLLYFPDGKRQAFPRAPPPPRPLPPFFSTYFCWFGFFFSPLSPERSGIPERGALPGCEPSGLFLQKEGKAGPFFFFFLFFFFFFGGGTATCHLQRPLRRPALPWHSHALGTVALGSPPVQGRSRRVAGLLRATLFWGDFRPFWSRPACFNRFSLFCSARSDETSRVCPPLPSRNPGAPAPDPPPPARAGVTGATWSREYRLSPSHTSSPPKFPSFLTSCDSTSSIALLLGRGGGGGVGETQKKKKKQKNNIYCQTVSESGRKRKRAGTGERLAIAGKWLRRGLDSPGTLKSPSPGGGSLEKPRPLPAPQQHPSPGGVALVGIAPREAFLG